One region of Streptomyces leeuwenhoekii genomic DNA includes:
- the cobN gene encoding cobaltochelatase subunit CobN — MSTVLLLSTADTDLLAARASGASYRIGNPTRVDVREELPGLLDGADIAVVRLLGGKRAWEDGLAALKASGVPAVLLGGESVPDAELMAESSVPAGVVAEALKYLVEGGPANLTELARFLSDTVLLTGEGFAAPRKMPEYGVHGSYEIRDGRPTVGVLFYRAHELSGNTAFVDTLCEVIEARGANALPVYCGSLRGADAGLYEILGRADALVATVLAAGGTHASRASAGGDEESWDIGALAELNVPVLQGLCLTSSRAAWDESDAALSPMDAAMQVAIPEFDGRLITVPFSFKEQLDDGGADVPVYVADPERAARVAGIAVRHARLKHKPNAEKKIALVFTAYPTKHSRVGNAVGLDTPASAVRVLDALRDAGYGLTEYPAGGDELIHRLIEAGGHDVEWLTEEQLAAAPARVPLADYRAWFEKLDPGLREAMREAWGEPPGGLYVDGDDIVLASLQFGNVVVMIQPPRGFGENPIAIYHDPDMPPSHHYLAAYRWLENSFGADAIVHMGKHGTMEWLPGKGLGLSAGCAPDAVLGDLPLVYPFIVNDPGEGTQAKRRGHATVVDHLVPPMARADTYGDLAKLEQLLDEYALVSDLDPVKAPAVRAQIWTLVKAAELHHDLHVDEQPDDDEFDEFVMHIDGYLCEIKDVQIRDGLHILGGGPVGEPRVNLVLAVLRASQVWGGQANALPGLRAALAAHFGLAEKELLAEPGAPVKVPVELTDLVDGPARTGADAVDLLEQLCRRIAEGMEQRDWAVAAVPGLVREVLGTELPDAVAVLEFACTEVVPRLARTTDEIGHILKALDGGYVPAGPSGSPTRGLVNVLPTGRNFYSVDPKAIPSRLSWEVGQSLADSLVQRYLQDTGAYPKSVGLTVWGTSAMRTQGDDIAEILALLGCRPVWDDASRRVTGFEIVSPEELGRPRIDVTVRISGFFRDAFPHVVALIDDAVRAVAELEEPAETNYVRAHVEEDTARHGDRRRATARIFGSKPGAYGAGLLPLIDARNWRSDADLAEVYAVWGGYAYGRGLDGRAARGDMETAFKRIAVAAKNVDTREHDLVDADDYFQYHGGMVAMVRHLTGASPEAYVGDSATPDQVKTRTLGEETHRVFRARVVNPRWMAAMRRHGYKGAFEMAATVDYLFGYDATAGVVDDWMYEKLAGEYVFAPENRDFMKKSNPWALRGITERLLEAADRGLWAEPDADTLERLRATYLELEGDLEGDEK, encoded by the coding sequence ATGAGCACAGTGTTGTTGTTGTCGACCGCCGACACGGATCTGCTGGCGGCCCGAGCCTCGGGCGCCTCCTACCGGATCGGCAACCCGACCCGCGTCGACGTCCGGGAGGAGCTGCCGGGCCTGCTGGACGGCGCGGACATCGCCGTCGTACGGCTGCTCGGCGGCAAGCGGGCCTGGGAGGACGGGCTCGCCGCGCTCAAGGCGTCCGGCGTCCCGGCCGTGCTGCTCGGCGGGGAGTCCGTGCCGGACGCGGAGCTGATGGCCGAGTCCAGCGTGCCCGCCGGAGTCGTCGCCGAGGCGCTGAAGTACCTCGTGGAGGGCGGCCCGGCCAACCTGACCGAGCTGGCCCGGTTCCTGTCCGACACCGTGCTGCTGACCGGCGAGGGCTTCGCGGCGCCCCGGAAGATGCCGGAGTACGGGGTGCACGGCTCGTACGAGATCCGGGACGGCCGCCCGACCGTGGGCGTGCTCTTCTACCGCGCGCACGAGCTGAGCGGCAACACCGCCTTCGTGGACACGCTGTGCGAGGTGATCGAGGCGCGGGGCGCCAACGCCCTGCCGGTGTACTGCGGTTCGCTGCGGGGCGCGGACGCCGGGCTGTACGAGATCCTCGGCCGGGCCGACGCGCTGGTCGCCACCGTCCTCGCCGCCGGCGGCACCCACGCCTCGCGGGCGTCGGCGGGCGGCGACGAGGAGTCCTGGGACATCGGCGCGCTCGCCGAGCTGAACGTCCCCGTGCTGCAGGGGCTCTGCCTGACCTCCTCGCGGGCCGCCTGGGACGAGTCCGACGCCGCCCTGTCCCCCATGGACGCGGCGATGCAGGTGGCCATCCCCGAGTTCGACGGCCGTCTGATCACCGTGCCGTTCTCCTTCAAGGAGCAGCTCGACGACGGGGGCGCCGACGTGCCCGTGTACGTCGCCGACCCGGAGCGGGCCGCCCGCGTCGCCGGGATCGCCGTGCGGCACGCCCGGCTGAAGCACAAGCCGAACGCGGAGAAGAAGATCGCGCTCGTCTTCACCGCCTACCCCACCAAGCACTCCCGCGTGGGCAACGCGGTGGGCCTGGACACGCCCGCCTCGGCGGTGCGCGTGCTCGACGCCCTCCGGGACGCCGGATACGGGCTCACCGAGTACCCCGCGGGCGGCGACGAGCTGATCCACCGGCTCATCGAGGCCGGCGGGCACGACGTGGAGTGGCTGACGGAGGAGCAACTGGCCGCCGCGCCCGCGCGCGTGCCGCTCGCCGACTACCGGGCCTGGTTCGAGAAGCTGGACCCCGGCCTGCGCGAGGCGATGCGCGAGGCGTGGGGCGAGCCGCCGGGCGGCCTCTACGTCGACGGCGACGACATCGTGCTGGCGTCCTTGCAGTTCGGGAACGTCGTCGTCATGATCCAGCCGCCGCGCGGCTTCGGCGAGAACCCGATCGCGATCTACCACGACCCGGACATGCCGCCGTCGCACCACTACCTGGCGGCCTACCGCTGGCTGGAGAACAGCTTCGGCGCCGACGCGATCGTGCACATGGGCAAGCACGGCACGATGGAGTGGCTGCCGGGCAAGGGCCTCGGGCTGAGCGCAGGCTGCGCGCCGGACGCCGTCCTCGGCGACCTGCCCCTGGTCTACCCGTTCATCGTCAACGACCCCGGCGAGGGCACCCAGGCCAAGCGGCGCGGCCACGCCACCGTCGTCGACCACCTGGTGCCGCCGATGGCGCGCGCCGACACCTACGGCGACCTGGCCAAGCTGGAACAACTCCTCGACGAGTACGCGCTGGTCAGCGATCTGGACCCGGTGAAGGCACCGGCGGTGCGGGCGCAGATCTGGACGCTGGTCAAGGCGGCGGAGCTCCACCACGACCTGCATGTGGACGAGCAGCCGGACGACGACGAGTTCGACGAGTTCGTCATGCACATCGACGGCTATCTGTGCGAGATCAAGGACGTGCAGATCCGCGACGGCCTGCACATCCTCGGCGGCGGCCCGGTGGGCGAGCCGCGGGTGAACCTGGTGCTGGCCGTGCTGCGCGCCTCACAGGTGTGGGGCGGGCAGGCCAATGCCCTGCCCGGTCTGCGGGCGGCGCTGGCCGCGCACTTCGGGCTGGCCGAGAAGGAGCTGCTGGCCGAGCCGGGCGCACCGGTGAAGGTGCCGGTGGAGCTCACGGACCTGGTGGACGGGCCGGCGCGGACCGGCGCCGACGCCGTCGACCTGCTGGAGCAGCTCTGCCGGCGGATCGCGGAGGGGATGGAGCAGCGGGACTGGGCGGTCGCCGCGGTGCCGGGCCTGGTGCGCGAGGTGCTGGGCACCGAGCTGCCCGACGCGGTCGCCGTGCTGGAGTTCGCCTGCACCGAGGTCGTGCCGCGGCTGGCCCGTACGACGGACGAGATCGGGCACATCCTCAAGGCGCTGGACGGCGGTTACGTCCCGGCCGGTCCCTCCGGTTCGCCCACCCGGGGCCTGGTCAACGTCCTGCCGACCGGCCGGAACTTCTACTCGGTCGACCCCAAGGCGATCCCGTCCCGGCTGAGCTGGGAGGTCGGCCAGTCGCTGGCGGACTCGCTGGTGCAGCGCTACCTCCAGGACACGGGCGCGTACCCGAAGTCCGTCGGCCTGACGGTGTGGGGCACGTCGGCCATGCGCACCCAGGGCGACGACATCGCCGAGATCCTGGCGCTGCTGGGCTGCCGTCCGGTGTGGGACGACGCCTCGCGCCGGGTGACCGGCTTCGAGATCGTCTCCCCCGAGGAGCTGGGCCGGCCGCGCATCGACGTGACGGTCCGTATCTCCGGCTTCTTCCGGGACGCCTTCCCGCACGTCGTAGCGCTGATCGACGACGCGGTGCGGGCGGTCGCGGAGCTGGAGGAGCCCGCCGAGACGAACTACGTGCGGGCGCACGTGGAGGAGGACACCGCCCGGCACGGCGACCGGCGCCGGGCCACCGCGCGCATCTTCGGCTCCAAGCCGGGGGCGTACGGCGCCGGTCTGCTGCCGCTGATCGACGCCCGCAACTGGCGCTCCGACGCCGACCTGGCCGAGGTGTACGCGGTGTGGGGCGGCTACGCCTACGGGCGCGGGCTCGACGGGCGGGCGGCGCGCGGGGACATGGAGACGGCGTTCAAGCGGATCGCGGTGGCGGCGAAGAACGTCGACACGCGCGAGCACGATCTCGTCGACGCGGACGACTACTTCCAGTACCACGGCGGCATGGTCGCCATGGTGCGCCATCTGACGGGCGCGAGCCCGGAGGCGTACGTCGGCGACTCCGCCACCCCCGACCAGGTCAAGACCCGCACGCTCGGCGAGGAGACCCACCGGGTCTTCCGCGCCCGCGTGGTCAACCCGCGCTGGATGGCGGCGATGCGGCGCCACGGCTACAAGGGCGCCTTCGAGATGGCGGCCACCGTGGACTACCTCTTCGGGTACGACGCCACGGCCGGGGTCGTGGACGACTGGATGTACGAGAAGCTGGCCGGCGAGTACGTCTTCGCGCCGGAGAACCGGGACTTCATGAAGAAGTCCAACCCGTGGGCGCTGCGCGGCATCACCGAGCGGCTGCTGGAGGCCGCCGACCGCGGGCTGTGGGCGGAGCCGGACGCGGACACGCTGGAGCGGCTGCGCGCCACCTATCTGGAGCTCGAAGGCGACTTGGAGGGTGACGAGAAGTGA
- a CDS encoding cobyric acid synthase — protein MSGTAAGTGTAGGPGGGLLVAGTTSDAGKSVVTAGICRWLVRQGVKVAPFKAQNMSLNSFVTREGAEIGRAQAMQAQACRIEPTALMNPVLLKPGGERSSQVVLLGKPVGELSARGYHGGRQQKLLGTVLDCLAELRGTYDAVICEGAGSPAEINLRRTDIVNMGIARNAGLPVLVVGDIDRGGVFASFFGTVALLSPEDQALVAGFLVNKFRGDVSLLEPGLDMLHGLTGRRTYGVLPFRHGLGIDEEDGLRVSLRGTVRESNVAPPVGEDVLRVAVCAVPLMSNFTDVDALAAEPGVVVRFVDRPEELADADLVVVPGTRGTVRALDWLRERGLADALRRRAAEQRPVLGVCGGFQVLGEHIEDDVESRRGHVDGLGILPVRVRFAREKTLTRPVGEALGERVEGYEIHHGVAEVTGGEPFLDGCRVGQTWGTHWHGSLESDGFRRAFLREVAAAAGRRFVPAPDTSFAALREEQLDRLGDLIEQHADTDALWRLIESGAPQGLPFIPPGAPA, from the coding sequence ATGAGCGGCACGGCAGCGGGGACCGGCACGGCGGGCGGCCCGGGCGGCGGTCTCCTCGTCGCCGGGACCACCTCCGACGCCGGCAAGAGCGTCGTCACCGCCGGGATCTGCCGGTGGCTGGTGCGCCAGGGCGTGAAGGTGGCGCCGTTCAAGGCGCAGAACATGTCGCTGAACTCCTTCGTCACGCGCGAGGGCGCCGAGATCGGGCGGGCGCAGGCGATGCAGGCGCAGGCGTGCCGCATCGAGCCGACCGCGCTGATGAACCCGGTACTGCTCAAGCCGGGCGGCGAGCGCAGCAGCCAGGTGGTGCTGCTGGGCAAGCCGGTCGGCGAGCTGAGCGCGCGCGGCTACCACGGCGGGCGGCAGCAGAAGCTGCTCGGCACCGTCCTGGACTGCCTGGCCGAGCTGCGGGGCACGTATGACGCGGTGATCTGTGAGGGGGCGGGCAGCCCGGCCGAGATCAATCTGCGGCGGACCGACATCGTCAACATGGGGATCGCCCGTAACGCCGGGCTCCCGGTGCTGGTCGTCGGCGACATCGACCGCGGGGGCGTGTTCGCCTCGTTCTTCGGGACGGTGGCGCTGCTGTCGCCCGAGGACCAGGCGCTGGTCGCCGGCTTCCTGGTCAACAAGTTCCGCGGGGACGTGTCCCTGCTGGAGCCGGGCCTGGACATGCTGCACGGCCTCACCGGGCGGCGCACCTACGGGGTGCTGCCCTTCCGGCACGGGCTGGGCATCGACGAGGAGGACGGGCTGCGGGTGTCGCTGCGCGGCACCGTGCGGGAGTCGAACGTGGCGCCGCCGGTCGGCGAGGACGTGCTCCGGGTCGCCGTCTGCGCGGTCCCGCTGATGTCCAACTTCACGGACGTGGACGCGCTGGCCGCCGAACCCGGCGTCGTCGTCCGGTTCGTGGACCGGCCGGAGGAGCTGGCCGACGCGGACCTCGTCGTCGTCCCGGGCACCCGGGGGACGGTCCGGGCGCTGGACTGGCTGCGGGAGCGGGGACTGGCGGACGCCCTGCGGCGCAGGGCCGCCGAGCAGCGGCCCGTGCTGGGCGTCTGCGGCGGCTTCCAGGTGCTCGGCGAGCACATCGAGGACGACGTGGAGAGCCGCCGCGGCCACGTCGACGGGCTCGGGATCCTGCCCGTGCGGGTGCGGTTCGCCCGCGAGAAGACCCTCACCCGGCCGGTGGGCGAGGCCCTCGGCGAGCGGGTCGAGGGGTACGAGATCCACCACGGGGTCGCCGAGGTCACCGGGGGCGAGCCCTTCCTCGACGGCTGCCGGGTCGGCCAGACCTGGGGCACCCACTGGCACGGCTCCCTGGAGTCGGACGGCTTCCGGCGCGCCTTCCTGCGCGAGGTGGCCGCCGCCGCGGGCCGCCGCTTCGTGCCGGCCCCGGACACCTCGTTCGCCGCGCTGCGCGAGGAGCAGCTCGACCGGCTCGGCGACCTGATCGAACAGCACGCGGACACGGACGCGCTGTGGCGGCTCATCGAGTCCGGCGCGCCGCAAGGACTGCCTTTCATTCCACCGGGAGCGCCCGCATGA